The genomic segment CCTGCCACTTCCACCCCAGCACGAGCATCGCGCCAGCCCCGATCACCGACCAGGCCAGTGATGTCCGGATCACCCAGTTTCCACCACCGTCATACTGGACGATGCTCAGGAAGACGCTCGCAGTCATCGCAAATCCGATCGATGCGCCCGTCACGAGCAATAGCGGATAGGCAGCCCGGTACTCTCCCCCGTAGAGATCGAGCAAATACACACCGAAGAAGCCCAGCAAGACGAGCCCAACCAAATTCGTCGTACCAACGAGCAAAATCCATCTTCGTACCAACCGCTGACAGTATCGATAGTCTTGGGCACGAACTGCATCGGCAATGAGGGGCAGAAACATCGCGCCTCCGGCCAGACCTGCAACCGCCAGCAACTGGGCGAGTCGGTCTGCTGCCGCGAACATCGCCGCATCGCGTCCGCTCGGCTGGATCCAGCCAAGCACCAGAAACGGAGCCTGAACCAGAAACACACAGACTGTACCGTTGAGAAAAAACGGGAGCGTCCCGCTGGCCCAAGAGCGCCATGCGAGCGTCCCGAACCCGCTCTTGAAATCGGCAGCTTCAACCGAAAGGTTGAGGAGCCAGAGCGCGAAGCAGATGACCGTCATGGCCGTCACCCAGACCACCGCCGCATCGAGGACATCAAATCTCTCTCCACGGATCAGCCACGCCGCTCCGAGGCCCACCCCGATCAGAATCTGCAACCCCGGTACTGAAAGGAACATCGCAGGACCCGGCGCACCGTGCACGTTGGCGGTTGAAACCAGGTAGAGCATGATACCGACCAACGGAAGCAGCACGAGAATTCCGGCGAAAGTCTCATCCCGAACAATCGAGACGTCACTGAGCATCACGTGCGCCGGAACGATTAGCCCATAAACGATCATGGCCGCCCCAAAAATACACCAGGGAACGACCCGCCGGAGTCCGCGCGCCGCTTGGAAGTCCCCGGTGCTGATCGCGCTGCGGAAGGGCACCGTGACGTACTGCGCCATGCCGAGGTTCGCCAGCGTCCCCGCCATCATGGCAACCCCGAAAGCGGCATTGAATTCGCCGAACTTGGAGACCGGCAGCATCCGGGCCAGGAGCACCCAGACCACAAACGCCAGAATCGTACCGAAGAGTTGCTGGCCAGCGATAACGAGAAACCCTCGAGAGGAGGGCGCAGCGCCCACCCCCTGATCCTCTTCCCCCCTCATGGCAAGTTCCTCTTCGCGATCTTCTGCCGCAAAAATGCCTCTGACGTTTTCAGCATTTTCATAAAATCCGTTCTGGCTCGTTTATTTCCCCGACTCAAATCTCGTCGGTGCTCCAGCCTGCAAATCGGAAATGCCGAATCTCCGGTCTGACAACTTCAGAAACCACCGCCCGGACGGCTCTGGCGGTACTGACAAGTTAACTTAGATTCGCTCCAAATGTGGCAACCACAAACCAAAACTTAGGGAAATTACAGCCCAATGTGGGGGGCAATGACACATTTCTGGTCAGTCTAGGCTCGATTGTGTAGCGCCAGCCCGTGACCTCGAGTTAACTTGTCAGTACCGAGCAGGGCGGTTGCTTGAGATCGGGGGCCAGGATTCACTGGCCTTGAGGCGTTAACTTGCCAATACCCACTATGAAGTTGTCAATTAGGGCTTCTCTGCTTCAAAGATCACAAGATAGTTATCCAGGCGCCGAATGCGACCATCTGAGCCAATATATTGATGTATGTCTCCGTGCGAGTCTCTGATGTTACCACGTGGCCCTTCCATGTTATTCGTAACATTAGGGTCTCCTATACGCCCTCTTGCATACGTCAACCTGACCTTGGACTGAGGCATGGAGCTCAATTGGATTTGAATTTTATTATCCG from the Candidatus Marimicrobium litorale genome contains:
- a CDS encoding lipopolysaccharide biosynthesis protein; protein product: MRGEEDQGVGAAPSSRGFLVIAGQQLFGTILAFVVWVLLARMLPVSKFGEFNAAFGVAMMAGTLANLGMAQYVTVPFRSAISTGDFQAARGLRRVVPWCIFGAAMIVYGLIVPAHVMLSDVSIVRDETFAGILVLLPLVGIMLYLVSTANVHGAPGPAMFLSVPGLQILIGVGLGAAWLIRGERFDVLDAAVVWVTAMTVICFALWLLNLSVEAADFKSGFGTLAWRSWASGTLPFFLNGTVCVFLVQAPFLVLGWIQPSGRDAAMFAAADRLAQLLAVAGLAGGAMFLPLIADAVRAQDYRYCQRLVRRWILLVGTTNLVGLVLLGFFGVYLLDLYGGEYRAAYPLLLVTGASIGFAMTASVFLSIVQYDGGGNWVIRTSLAWSVIGAGAMLVLGWKWQAMGVAVGQGGAFVGMNIAFALKARPFLSGATSPGGRIGLDE